The window CGACGAATCGACCGTCTTCAAGTACCCCGTTCCCGTCCTCGACccgctcggcagcggcggcttCGCCCCGGGACAGCCCCCTCGTCCTTTGCCCGGGCCCTTGCTCGCTTTCCGGACGGCCTTTGCCTTTTTCGACGTCGACTACGCCATCTCCTTGAACCCCAAGGACAAGGCCAAcccgcccgtcgccgtcggcaacaTCTGGAGCCGAAAGGACAAGTGGATCGGCGAGTTCAGGGCCCACGACGGATGGCTCGGCGTGCAGTCGTCCAACTACGGAGGGGACGAGAAGCTCGAGTTCATCGCCATCTCGACCGCCAGCGAGCGCCGCGGCTCGTACGTCTTCAGCCTCGAAAAGTTTGAGGAAAACATGAACTCGGATGAGAAGATAGACATTGTGAATGTCATGTGGATCGAGCGCATCTCCGGCATAGCCTACCGCCGTGGAATTGGCCACATTCTGCACAAGGCCTGGGATGCGGAAGCGACGGATGAAGTGGATATTTTACTGGGGTAAGGGCCGCTCACCGTAGTGCCCGAAAAACGGCTTTATTCTATTACCAACCTCGAATGGATGAACAATCGAATCAATTCCCCAATTGCATCTTCAACACTCGAGGCCGGGAGCATGTCGTATAGCTGCAGATGCGGCAGCTTGTGGCCAACGCCCCCCTGCTAGTATAGGGTAGATCTCTCCGCTGGCGCGAACGAGGTACGACGACGAACGGGACAAATGGACGAAGAAACCAGTTGTGATACGCACGCAGGAGTAGGGTGCTCGTGCGCGCCTTCTCGCTCACCATGGAGGGTGCTCGTGCAAGCATGGGTGGTTTCCTACGGGCGGGCCAtttcattcattcatcctCATGGTGATACCGCACTCCGTGTCGCCGAAAGGCTGTCCACGGATTAGGTACACATGCGGTAATACAAGCGCATCTTCTCGTGCAGGTCAGGCACCGGTCATCTAGTAGCCACCCAGAATCAATCGTATAACACCATGTAATCATTTCGCGACCCGATAGGCCGGCATCAGCGACCGGAGAAACTCAGAAATGGTCCAACCATGCGCCTGTGGGCATACAGACATCGCCGAGTCGTTTAGGGCAACACAGGAATTGAAAGGCTGCGATCCTGCCCTTTCACTAGCATTGAGTGTGGCAGAACTACACCGTACCCTGTAACCTTCTGGGGGCAGGAGCATGCTGAAGGTGGAAGATCAGGCGAGGGGACGCAGGAAGCAGGAGCGCAGTTTGGAGCCGGCTATAGGCAGGAGCTCGCCCCCCGAGTGCAAAGGTGAATACTTCATTATTCCTCAGGCAAAAGACAACTCTGCACCACCACGGTACGGCGGTCCAGCATTGGCCGACTGTTCGTTGACtatgctccgtacatcaTGGCCGATTCATCACCACACTTTGATGTCGGGTAGCGTTGTATCGAATCGGTTAGAAACCAGACACCTCGAATCGGAAGGTCGTATTGCCGTGAGTAACGGATTCTCTACTCCCGGCAAGGCATGATATGAAATCCTAAATGCCGGTAGACGGGAACGGGAACCGCACGGCTCGACCGACCCAGAACACATCGTTGTGCACGAAAGAGTGCGGACCTGGGATCCCATCAGTGTCATCGCACACATCACAGACGAGTTGGCACAAGACCACCCGGACATTCCAGAGGAATGGGAAGAAATTCGTCGCAAGCCATTCGTCATATGTCGATGCGTATCGGTATGGCATGGGCATTTCCATGAATCGCCACCCGGCCGGACTCGACAACGCCAGAGGTAGCCGACTTGTTCCGTCGGTGGAACGAGACTAGGTCGTGCCAAGGACAACCCGTATCATTCGACGTGCGACCAGCAGGAGCCTGCGCAATAATAATGCATGTGCATACGGGCCTATAAATCCCCCCCCCGCCGTGATGGGcagagagggagggagggcaGCGCTGGGATGATTACTCGTCGACTTTATGTCTTCAACCATTCCGTGTCAGTCCGCTCCGCCACGCACATGGACGTGTGCACCACGCAGACGGCCCAGCAGAGCCCGCGTCGACGTTCATCACAATGCACGCCCGATCTTCATCCGATGAGCAACTGTGTTGGCCAATGAACGAATGTGAGCAAGCGCTGACACCATTGCCAGCTTGCTCCCTCACCTCGCGTCGTCACAAACCAAgcagcggccgacgagctcgcagAGTTCTTTCTTTCCGGctgctgtgcttgtacgagtacaagaaTGAGCGATCCGGCGTCCATGCATGCGTatacgaggccgaggtccaATCAAGCCCGAGGTATTATCATTGTCATCCTAGAGACATCGCCGATGCGGCGTCCACCCTCCTCCATGCGACCTGACTTGGCACCCCCCAAACTTGACGCACATCCATGCATGTATGTAATACGTTTCCCGCACCACCTGGATTCCaccatgtgcatgcatgtacatgtacggacgTGGAAGGTGCATAGCCCCTCAGTCGTGCTCTACATCTACACGCAAGAAAGAGTTTTAATAAGCAACGCATCGCTTGCAAGTGCTTTTGTGCTAATTATGGCAACATCTAGACGGAATTTGAAAGCAATGACAACCCTGCCCGACTCGAATGCTGTTGCCGAGGCCAGTGGCCCTATCCACCGATGTCCTTGTCTTCGTCTCCATGCATCTCTATGCTGGCAGATGCCGTGATGGAGAGCAGCGAGTGGCGCAGTTCTCCTCACCCCGACGCCCTATGGGTGATGGGATGCATCTTTCATTCGTGCTACGATGCCCAAGATCCTGTTCATGGTGCGCCGCATGCGATGATGCCTGTCTGTGTGTAAGACACCCGAGAACGCAAGACACTGtcatgcacggagtagttgAGTGCCTATCATCCAGGCACAGACGCAGATAAAAGAACGgccgcccctcgccccccgtCTTGCTGGCCACCATTCCGACTCGGCTCCTGCACTGAGCGGAACTCATCGGCGCCagcagtactccgcacaagaCCGTCAGTTCACCATGGTGCGACCGAAGCTCGCTGCCCTTTTCCTGGCCATTGTCGCCCTTGCCAACGGGCAGTGTCCCTTTGCCGAAAATCTCGTCGCCAGATCGGATGAGGAAGTTACTTCTCGACGCCATCTGGCTCAGTATGACGTCGACGATAGCGAGGGGTACCTCACCTCTGATGTTGGCGGTCCCATCGAAGACCAGAATAGCCTCAAGGCCGGTGAACGGGGGTCCGTTCTCCTGGAAGACTTTATTTTCCGACAGAAGATCACCCACTTCGACCACGAGAGAGTACGATGGCCCCCGTATTCATGCTATACGTGACTTAAATTGCCCCTTAGGTCCCCGAGCGAGCTGTTCATGCACGCGGCGCCGGTGCGTACGGCACCTTTACGAGCTACGATGACTTCAGCAAcatcaccgccgcctccttcctGAGTTCGAAGGGAAAGAAGACACCGACCTTTGTCCGCTTCTCGACGGTAGCTGGCTCCCGCGGCAGTGCCGACACGGCCCGCGATGTCCATGGTTTTGCCACCAGGCTGTATGTCCTCTTCTTCAAACTTCCTCGTTCCCTGCCTGCTCCTGTCCGCTTCTGAACAGCCCGGAACAGCTTCACCGACGAGGGAAACTTCGACATTGTCGGCAACAACATTCCCGTCTTCTTCATCCAGGACGCCATTCAGTTTCCCGACCTCATCCACTCCGTCAAGCCCAGATCCGACAACGAGATCCCCCAGGCCGCCACCGCCCACGACTCCGCCTGGGACTTTTTCACTCAGGAGACGTCGACCATGCACACTCTGTTCTGGGCCATGGCTGGATACGGCATCCCTAGAAGCTTCAGGCACATGGTGCGTCTCGGCTTCCCCCTCCAGAgagccgccaccgccgcatGCCTTCTAACAGGAGACCAGGACGGCTTCGGCGTCCACACCTTCCGATTCGTCAACAACGACGGCCAGACGAAGCTCATCAAGTGGCACTGGAAGACGAAGCAGGGCAAGGCAAGCCTGGTGTGGGACGAGGCCCAGCATGTCGCCGGCAAGAACGCCGACTTTCATCGGCAGGACCTCTTTGACGCCATCGAGTCGGCCAACTATCCCGAGTGGGAGCTGAACGTGCAGATGATCGAAGAAGAGGACGCCCTCGCATTTGGCTTCGACGTCATGGACCCGACAAAGATCATCCCCGAAGAGCTCGCGCCACTGCGCAAAGTGGGCGTCATGAGGTTGGACGCCAATCCCGTCAACTACTTCGCCGAGACGGAGCAGATCATGGTAAGATGCCGTTGGAG of the Drechmeria coniospora strain ARSEF 6962 chromosome 01, whole genome shotgun sequence genome contains:
- a CDS encoding catalase — its product is MVRPKLAALFLAIVALANGQCPFAENLVARSDEEVTSRRHLAQYDVDDSEGYLTSDVGGPIEDQNSLKAGERGSVLLEDFIFRQKITHFDHERVPERAVHARGAGAYGTFTSYDDFSNITAASFLSSKGKKTPTFVRFSTVAGSRGSADTARDVHGFATRLFTDEGNFDIVGNNIPVFFIQDAIQFPDLIHSVKPRSDNEIPQAATAHDSAWDFFTQETSTMHTLFWAMAGYGIPRSFRHMVRLGFPLQRAATAACLLTGDQDGFGVHTFRFVNNDGQTKLIKWHWKTKQGKASLVWDEAQHVAGKNADFHRQDLFDAIESANYPEWELNVQMIEEEDALAFGFDVMDPTKIIPEELAPLRKVGVMRLDANPVNYFAETEQIMFQPGHIVRGIDFTEDPLLQGRVFSYLDTQLNRHGGPNFEQLPINRPLGKIHNNNRDGAGQNMIHKNTAPYSPNTLNKGFPKQANQSAGKGFFTAPRRSVQGHLGRRRSPTFSDHWSQPRLFYNSLTKVEQQFLIDAIRFETSQIDAALQRRVLAQLNKISHDVAVRVGRALGLEAPAADPEYYHGNRTTGITIFGEMLPTIAGMRVGVLASTEFKETISQATALRDALRADKVDVLTVAETLADGVDRTYSGADAAGFDAIVVAAGSETLFDGRRKKSTLYPPGRPLQMLMDGYGWGKPVGFLGRADEASTAAGVTGGPGVYRRAGQDIAGMAKDLREGLAVFKFTDRFPTDDE